In Paractinoplanes brasiliensis, the following proteins share a genomic window:
- a CDS encoding WXG100 family type VII secretion target — translation MTFRVEPGSLRLYAAELADASGVAEATQNYANKWGSLTPHQLGILGQVTQRHENFMEDLNETLLKLAKVLDTSSVNLRSVAATYERTDSESAAQIDSSYPTVQRPITSAGS, via the coding sequence ATGACGTTCCGTGTGGAACCGGGCTCGCTGAGGTTGTACGCGGCCGAGCTTGCGGACGCATCCGGCGTAGCCGAGGCAACCCAGAACTATGCCAACAAGTGGGGATCGCTCACGCCGCATCAACTGGGCATCTTGGGGCAGGTGACCCAGAGGCATGAGAACTTCATGGAGGACTTGAACGAGACCCTGCTCAAGTTGGCGAAGGTCCTAGACACGTCGTCGGTGAATCTGCGGAGCGTGGCTGCTACCTACGAGCGCACCGACTCTGAGTCCGCTGCCCAGATCGATTCGAGCTACCCGACAGTGCAGAGGCCCATCACGTCGGCTGGGAGCTGA